In the Euphorbia lathyris chromosome 5, ddEupLath1.1, whole genome shotgun sequence genome, one interval contains:
- the LOC136230843 gene encoding poly(A)-specific ribonuclease PARN-like isoform X1 gives MASLSPWLQRRFFCTKSHQWSLKQVTKSNFAASMEGIKSHIFASDFIAVSLQKTGSFSAPWHRISPFDTPDTAYLKAKHAAESFQVLQFAICPFSITASKVTAHPYNFHLFPRDELKIGMPSYSFSCQTSNLYSMAQEGFDFNTCIYDGISYLSRAQESAAKVRMGNPRIANAVVESTSAPSVADTVFINRVKSRVKHWKDACTDTSKRTDEALIKSLRKLVLGGEFYNSRPSMDIDVCSERQVQLVIEMLQAFADRLVPLVIPAKAGGTPAIRVILTSSKDDKDLLMMELQSVEEGRNKKIRGFREVIDLISASQKPVVTHNSLNDLTFIHSKFLDPLPPSMEEFMCSLQSAFPHVIDVNNLMKEITPLRKMTNIPLAMSYLKNRFFAPVDVEIPFQDMNDGKIHGHNVVRICQLFAKLCYILKLTPNSAQSNDKLLVSAVEAYANTLNPFVPPQEPSAGDTSIWSNNTKKVSCEDLVFLWGFRDRISAGVLKRLLQESHMVFSQEFDVRFVEKSCAVVVFCQPGLCKTFLDILNNGSELDGPLREMVSEGVKGANFEAYKRACRLGLWDANLADSLDKALTDPDCSLEVDSETKPSDTYWCNEWVINLSEL, from the exons ATGGCTTCTCTTTCTCCATGGCTTCAAAGACGCTTCTTTTGCACCAAAAGCCATCAATGGAGCTTAAAGCAAGTTACTAAGTCGAATTTTGCGGCTTCTATGGAGGGaatcaaatctcacatctttgCTTCTGATTTTATAGCCGTGTCCTTGCAAAAAACCGGCTCCTTCTCCGCTCCATGGCACCGCATCTCCCCTTTCGACACCCCCGATACCGCTTACTTGAAAGCTAAACACGCCGCTGAAAGCTTCCAGGTTCTTCAGTTCGCCATTTGCCCCTTTAGTATCACTGCATCTAAAGTCACTGCCCATCC ATACAATTTTCATTTGTTCCCAAGGGATGAACTAAAGATAGGGATGCCATCTTACAGTTTTTCCTGTCAAACTTCGAATCTGTATTCTATGGCTCAAGAAGGCTTTGATTTTAATACTTGTATATATGATG GCATATCATATTTGTCCAGAGCACAAGAATCTGCAGCAAAAGTTCGAATGGGGAATCCACGAATTGCAAATGCTGTTGTTGAATCTACTTCTGCCCCTTCTGTTGCTGATACAGTTTTCATTAATAGGGTCAAATCACGTGTTAAGCATTGGAAAGATGCCTGTACAGATACGAGTAAAAGGACTGACG AGGCCTTGATTAAATCACTCAGAAAACTGGTATTAGGAGGTGAATTTTATAATTCACGACCATCAATGGACATAGACGTCTGCAGTGAACGTCAAGTGCAACTTGTAATTGAG ATGTTGCAGGCTTTTGCTGATAGACTTGTGCCCCTCGTGATCCCTGCTAAAGCTGGAGGAACACCCGCAATTCGTGTCATCTTAACTAGTTCAAAAGACGATAAGGATCTTTTAATG ATGGAGCTCCAAAGCGTTGAAGAGGGAAGGAACAAGAAAATTCGTGGCTTTCGAGAGGTGATCGATCTGATTTCTGCTTCACAGAAGCCTGTTGTCACCCACAATTCTCTTAATG ATTTGACATTCATTCACTCAAAATTTCTAGATCCCCTGCCTCCTAGCATGGAGGAGTTCATGTGTTCCTTGCAGTCAGCGTTTCCTCATGTGATTGATGTCAATAATCTGATGAAGGAAATCACCCCTCtgagaaaaatgacaaatatacCTCTGGCTATGTCTTATTTAAAGAATCGGTTCTTTGCACCAGTTGATGTGGAGATTCCATTCCAAG ATATGAATGATGGGAAGATTCATGGGCATAATGTTGTGAGGATTTGTCAATTGTTTGCCAAGCTGTGCTATATTCTAAAACTCACTCCCAATTCCGCCCAGTCCAATGACAAACTTCTGGTTTCAGCTGTTGAAGCGTATGCGAATACTTTGAATCCATTCGTCCCTCCACAAGAACCGTCTGCTGGGGACACCAGTATTTGGAGTAACAACACAAAAAAAGTTAGCTGTGAGGATTTAGTTTTCCTGTGGGGTTTTAGGGATAGGATATCAGCTGGGGTGTTGAAGAGGTTGCTTCAAGAATCTCATATGGTTTTCTCGCAGGAATTTGATGTTAGATTTGTCGAAAAAAGTTGTGCAGTTGTGGTCTTCTGTCAACCTGGTTTGTGTAAAACATTTCTAGACATCCTGAATAATGGTTCAGAGCTTGATGGACCTTTAAGGGAGATGGTCTCTGAAGGTGTGAAGGGTGCCAATTTTGAGGCCTACAAGAGAGCTTGCAGATTGGGTCTATGGGATGCAAATTTAGCAGATTCCTTGGATAAAGCCTTGACAGATCCCGACTGCTCTTTGGAAGTTGATTCTGAAACAAAACCATCAGACACTTACTGGTGCAATGAATGGGTGATTAACTTGTCTGAGCTGTGA
- the LOC136230843 gene encoding poly(A)-specific ribonuclease PARN-like isoform X2, with the protein MPSYSFSCQTSNLYSMAQEGFDFNTCIYDGISYLSRAQESAAKVRMGNPRIANAVVESTSAPSVADTVFINRVKSRVKHWKDACTDTSKRTDEALIKSLRKLVLGGEFYNSRPSMDIDVCSERQVQLVIEMLQAFADRLVPLVIPAKAGGTPAIRVILTSSKDDKDLLMMELQSVEEGRNKKIRGFREVIDLISASQKPVVTHNSLNDLTFIHSKFLDPLPPSMEEFMCSLQSAFPHVIDVNNLMKEITPLRKMTNIPLAMSYLKNRFFAPVDVEIPFQDMNDGKIHGHNVVRICQLFAKLCYILKLTPNSAQSNDKLLVSAVEAYANTLNPFVPPQEPSAGDTSIWSNNTKKVSCEDLVFLWGFRDRISAGVLKRLLQESHMVFSQEFDVRFVEKSCAVVVFCQPGLCKTFLDILNNGSELDGPLREMVSEGVKGANFEAYKRACRLGLWDANLADSLDKALTDPDCSLEVDSETKPSDTYWCNEWVINLSEL; encoded by the exons ATGCCATCTTACAGTTTTTCCTGTCAAACTTCGAATCTGTATTCTATGGCTCAAGAAGGCTTTGATTTTAATACTTGTATATATGATG GCATATCATATTTGTCCAGAGCACAAGAATCTGCAGCAAAAGTTCGAATGGGGAATCCACGAATTGCAAATGCTGTTGTTGAATCTACTTCTGCCCCTTCTGTTGCTGATACAGTTTTCATTAATAGGGTCAAATCACGTGTTAAGCATTGGAAAGATGCCTGTACAGATACGAGTAAAAGGACTGACG AGGCCTTGATTAAATCACTCAGAAAACTGGTATTAGGAGGTGAATTTTATAATTCACGACCATCAATGGACATAGACGTCTGCAGTGAACGTCAAGTGCAACTTGTAATTGAG ATGTTGCAGGCTTTTGCTGATAGACTTGTGCCCCTCGTGATCCCTGCTAAAGCTGGAGGAACACCCGCAATTCGTGTCATCTTAACTAGTTCAAAAGACGATAAGGATCTTTTAATG ATGGAGCTCCAAAGCGTTGAAGAGGGAAGGAACAAGAAAATTCGTGGCTTTCGAGAGGTGATCGATCTGATTTCTGCTTCACAGAAGCCTGTTGTCACCCACAATTCTCTTAATG ATTTGACATTCATTCACTCAAAATTTCTAGATCCCCTGCCTCCTAGCATGGAGGAGTTCATGTGTTCCTTGCAGTCAGCGTTTCCTCATGTGATTGATGTCAATAATCTGATGAAGGAAATCACCCCTCtgagaaaaatgacaaatatacCTCTGGCTATGTCTTATTTAAAGAATCGGTTCTTTGCACCAGTTGATGTGGAGATTCCATTCCAAG ATATGAATGATGGGAAGATTCATGGGCATAATGTTGTGAGGATTTGTCAATTGTTTGCCAAGCTGTGCTATATTCTAAAACTCACTCCCAATTCCGCCCAGTCCAATGACAAACTTCTGGTTTCAGCTGTTGAAGCGTATGCGAATACTTTGAATCCATTCGTCCCTCCACAAGAACCGTCTGCTGGGGACACCAGTATTTGGAGTAACAACACAAAAAAAGTTAGCTGTGAGGATTTAGTTTTCCTGTGGGGTTTTAGGGATAGGATATCAGCTGGGGTGTTGAAGAGGTTGCTTCAAGAATCTCATATGGTTTTCTCGCAGGAATTTGATGTTAGATTTGTCGAAAAAAGTTGTGCAGTTGTGGTCTTCTGTCAACCTGGTTTGTGTAAAACATTTCTAGACATCCTGAATAATGGTTCAGAGCTTGATGGACCTTTAAGGGAGATGGTCTCTGAAGGTGTGAAGGGTGCCAATTTTGAGGCCTACAAGAGAGCTTGCAGATTGGGTCTATGGGATGCAAATTTAGCAGATTCCTTGGATAAAGCCTTGACAGATCCCGACTGCTCTTTGGAAGTTGATTCTGAAACAAAACCATCAGACACTTACTGGTGCAATGAATGGGTGATTAACTTGTCTGAGCTGTGA
- the LOC136231144 gene encoding calmodulin-like protein 3: MSMDPAELRRVFQMFDKNGDGKITRKELGESLQNLGIFIPDKDLAQMIEKIDANGDGFVDIDEFGGLYQTIMDERDEEEDMREAFNVFDQNGDGFITVDELRSVLASLGLKQGRTVEDCKRMIKKVDVDGDGMVNYREFKQMMKGGGFAALGSA; this comes from the coding sequence ATGTCTATGGATCCGGCTGAGCTGCGGCGGGTTTTCCAAATGTTCGACAAAAACGGAGATGGAAAGATCACAAGAAAAGAACTCGGCGAGTCCCTCCAAAACTTAGGTATTTTCATCCCGGATAAAGATTTGGCTCAGATGATTGAAAAGATAGATGCAAACGGAGATGGATTCGTGGATATTGACGAATTCGGGGGATTATATCAGACGATAATGGATGAAAGAGACGAAGAGGAAGATATGAGAGAAGCATTCAATGTGTTTGATCAGAATGGAGATGGATTTATAACGGTGGACGAGTTGAGATCGGTGTTAGCATCGTTGGGGCTGAAACAAGGAAGAACAGTAGAGGATTGCAAAAGGATGATAAAGAAAGTAGATGTGGATGGAGATGGAATGGTGAATTACAGAGAGTTTAAGcagatgatgaaaggaggtggTTTTGCTGCTTTAGGCTCTGCTTAA